Proteins found in one Cinclus cinclus chromosome 8, bCinCin1.1, whole genome shotgun sequence genomic segment:
- the USP1 gene encoding ubiquitin carboxyl-terminal hydrolase 1 codes for MPGVLPGDSARASPSKKNRLSLKLFQKKEAKRVLDFIEAQENEPKGAEFRGAEIDQVVPAAQPPSLVSCEKKDNMLPFVGLNNLGNTCYLNSVLQVLYFCPGFKTGVKHLYNIISKKRESSKDEGEQKAEKGSCKEDPLASYELICSLHSLILSVEQLQASFLLNPEKYTDELATQPRRLLNTLRELNPMYEGYLQHDAQEVLQCILGNIQETCQLLKKEELNKLPVEEPAAKLEEKPKQNSESNGSVSPAEEEDPTLGNHGGDAAKEKLLKGNGKRKSDAEGGNAKKKSKVSKEQIAAEENQRQTRSKRKATGEKMENQTDAIAKCSGENESAKPTQKKSRLRLNWLKSSCKQPSILSKFYSLGKLTTNLGSKDPGKEYDCEFEESAVKCENGDSKEEYHEPASPVEGHHGKGTEKEPKKEGTELAVFELVEKLFQGQLVLRTRCLECECFTERREDFQDISVPVQEDELAKSEESSEISPEPKTEMKTLKWAISQFASVERIVGEDKYFCENCHHYTEAERSLLFDKMPEVITIHLKCFAASGLEFDCYGGLSKINTPLLTPLRLSLEEWSTRPTNDTYGLFAVVMHSGITISSGHYTASVKVTDLQSLELDRGNFLPEPGYAALKPEPLTEEEARAVAEDYDDGEVSFRLNGAVPPGKVLSKKNVEAVGLLGGQKSKADCELCASKQPNPEKLLSVAPEPRSAEPSAEPATERGEPPGLGANGLENKALYVLQSLKEYEGKWLLFDDSEVKVTEEKDFLNSLSPTSSSTSTPYLLFYKKIVE; via the exons ATGCCCGGCGTCCTGCCCGGCGACAGCGCCAGGGCCAGCCCCTCCAAGAAGAACAGGCTGTCGCTGAAGCTCTTTCAGAAGAAGGAGGCGAAGCGAGTGCTGGATTTCATCGAGGCGCAGGAAAATGAGCCGAAGGGCGCGGAGTTCCGAGGCGCCGAGAT TGACCAGGtggttcctgcagcacagcccccctCCCTTGTCAGCTGTGAGAAAAAAGACAACATGTTGCCTTTTGTGGGCTTGAACAACCTGGGCAACACCTGCTACCTGAACAGCGTCCTGCAG GTGTTATATTTTTGTCCTGGTTTTAAAACTGGAGTAAAACATTTATATAACATTATTTCAAAGAAGAGAGAATCTTCAAAGGATGAAGGAgagcaaaaggcagaaaag GGAAGCTGTAAAGAAGATCCCTTGGCAAGTTATGAACTCATCTGCAGTTTGCACTCCTTGATCCTTTCAGTCGAGCAGCTTCAAGCCAGTTTTCTGCTAAACCCAGAGAAATACACGGATGAATTGGCCACtcagccccggaggctgctgaacaCCCTCAG AGAGCTGAACCCCATGTACGAAGGGTACCTGCAGCATGACGCCCAGGAGGTCCTGCAGTGCATCCTGGGGAACATCCAGGAAACCTGCCAGTTGCTGAAGAAGGAAGAGCTGAACAAACTGCCTGTGGAAGAGCCTGCAGCTAAACTggaggaaaaacccaaacaaaactcTGAGAGCAATGGATCTGTCAGccctgctgaggaggaggatcCCACCCTGGGCAACCACGGCGGAGACGCGGCCAAGGAGAAGCTGCTCAAGGGAAACGGGAAAAGGAAAAGCGACGCCGAGGGCGGCAACGCcaagaaaaaatccaaagtaTCGAAAGAGCAAattgcagcagaagaaaatcaaaGACAAACCAGGTCCAAGAGGAAAGCCACGggagaaaagatggaaaacCAAACGGATGCCATTGCCAAGTGTTCAGGGGAGAACGAGAGCGCCAAGCCCACGCAGAAAAAGTCGCGCCTTAGGTTAAACTGGTTAAAATCTTCCTGCAAACAGCCCAGTATTCTGTCCAAGTTTTACAGTCTAGGAAAGTTAACTACAAACTTGGGATCCAAAGACCCGGGGAAAGAATATGACTGTGAGTTTGAAGAGTCAGCTGTCAAGTGTGAAAATGGTGACAGTAAAGAAGAATATCATGAACCAGCGTCTCCCGTGGAAGGCCATCATGGAAAAGGAActgaaaaagaaccaaaaaaggAAG GTACAGAGCTGGCTGTCTTCGAGCTGGTGGAGAAACTCTTCCAGGGCCAGTTAGTGCTGAGGACGAGGTGCTTGGAGTGCGAGTGCTTCACGGAAAGGAGGGAAGATTTTCAGGACATCAGTGTCCCAGTGCAAGAAGATGAACTTGCTAAAAGTGAAGAGAGTTCTGAAA TTTCTCCAGAGCcaaaaacagaaatgaagacactgaaatgGGCAATTTCCCAGTTTGCCTCAGTGGAGAGGATTGTGGGAGAggacaaatatttctgtgagaACTGCCACCACTACACGGAAGCCGAGCGCAGCCTTTTGTTCGATAAAATGCCTGAAGTGATCACAATTCACTTGAAGTGCTTTGCTGCCAGTGGCTTGGA GTTTGACTGCTACGGGGGCCTGTCCAAGATCAACACCCCACTGCTGACACCCCTGAGGCTGTCCCTGGAGGAGTGGAGCACCCGGCCCACCAACGACACCTACGGGCTCTTCGCCGTGGTCATGCACAGCGGCATCACCATCAGCAGCGGCCACTACACGGCCTCGGTGAAGGTCACAgacctgcagagcctggagctggacaGGGGCAACTTCCTGCCCGAGCCGGGCTACGCCGCGCTCAAGCCGGAGCCGCTGAccgaggaggaggcgcgggCCGTGGCCGAGGACTACGATGACGGAGAGGTCTCCTTCAGGCTCAACGGCGCCGTGCCGCCAGGCAAGGTGCTCAGCAAGAAGAACGTGGAGGCCGTGGGACTGCTCGGGGGGCAGAAGAGCAAGGCTGACTGTGAGCTGTGTGCCAGCAAACAGCCCAACCCCGAGAAGCTCCTCAGCGTGGCTCCCGAGCCCCGCAGCGCCGAGCCCAGCGCCGAGCCCGCGACGGAGCGGGGCGAGCCCCCGGGGCTGGGAGCCAATGGACTGGAGAACAAAGCTCTCTATGTGCTCCAGAGCCTCAAGGAGTACGAGGGCAAGTGGCTGCTCTTCGATGATTCTGAAGTGAAGgtcacagaagaaaaggactTTCTGAATTCTCTTTCTCCTACATCGTCATCGACATCGACTCCGTACCTACTGTTTTATAAGAAAATTGTAGAGTGA